In Modestobacter versicolor, a single genomic region encodes these proteins:
- a CDS encoding ABC transporter permease, with protein sequence MNATRHAVDQGLSRGWTEFRQSIRSPQDQGFYLFTGLVTLGVLWVNRDNEVGETGLLYPTYALPSILGALLTFGVVIGPAYALAMEREDGTLLRHKALPHGMQGYVTGQLTLQSLNLLPSLLVVLVPSLLLFDDVMQGGAGGWLAVAGLVVLALLATLPWGMVLGSVVPGVQKVGTWGMLPIVVLVAISGIFTPVQAMWGWVQGVAQVFPVYWIGLGMRSAFLPAEAAAAELGDSWRTGPMLLVLSAWAVAGLLVAPRVLRRMARRQSGSAVEAAREAALQWVR encoded by the coding sequence GTGAACGCCACCCGGCACGCCGTCGACCAGGGGCTGAGCCGCGGCTGGACCGAGTTCCGGCAGAGCATCCGCAGCCCGCAGGACCAGGGCTTCTACCTGTTCACCGGGCTGGTCACGCTCGGCGTGCTGTGGGTCAACCGGGACAACGAGGTGGGCGAGACCGGGCTGCTCTACCCGACGTACGCGCTGCCCAGCATCCTCGGTGCGCTGCTGACCTTCGGCGTCGTCATCGGGCCGGCCTACGCGCTGGCGATGGAGCGGGAGGACGGCACGCTGCTGCGGCACAAGGCCCTGCCGCACGGGATGCAGGGCTACGTCACCGGGCAGCTCACCCTCCAGTCGCTGAACCTGCTGCCCAGCCTGCTGGTGGTGCTGGTGCCGAGCCTGCTGCTCTTCGACGACGTGATGCAGGGCGGCGCGGGCGGCTGGCTGGCCGTGGCCGGGCTGGTCGTGCTCGCGCTGCTCGCCACGCTGCCCTGGGGCATGGTGCTCGGCTCGGTGGTGCCCGGCGTCCAGAAGGTGGGCACCTGGGGGATGCTGCCGATCGTCGTCCTGGTGGCCATCTCCGGGATCTTCACGCCGGTCCAGGCGATGTGGGGCTGGGTGCAGGGCGTCGCCCAGGTCTTCCCGGTCTACTGGATCGGGCTGGGCATGCGCTCGGCGTTCCTCCCCGCGGAGGCGGCCGCGGCCGAGCTGGGAGACTCGTGGCGGACCGGCCCGATGCTGCTGGTGCTCTCCGCGTGGGCGGTGGCCGGCCTGCTGGTGGCACCCCGGGTGCTCCGCCGGATGGCCCGCCGGCAGTCGGGCTCGGCGGTCGAGGCGGCACGGGAGGCGGCTCTGCAGTGGGTGCGGTGA
- a CDS encoding helix-turn-helix transcriptional regulator has protein sequence MNEGVFNRIALLRAEQGVSRRELADALGVHYQTIGYLERGEFNPSLHLALRIAEFFRLPVETVFSTTPFPRISDAPDVPRASSG, from the coding sequence GTGAACGAGGGCGTCTTCAACCGGATCGCCCTGCTGCGCGCCGAGCAGGGGGTCAGCCGGCGGGAGCTGGCCGACGCCCTCGGTGTCCACTACCAGACGATCGGCTACCTGGAGCGCGGCGAGTTCAACCCGAGCCTGCACCTGGCGCTGCGGATCGCGGAGTTCTTCCGGCTGCCGGTCGAGACGGTCTTCTCCACCACGCCGTTCCCGCGGATCAGCGACGCGCCCGACGTGCCGCGGGCGTCGTCCGGCTGA
- a CDS encoding CGNR zinc finger domain-containing protein, translating to MLFAHDTEIALAGAAALLNTASDGEERLPDPAALSAFLDAWQFTGSRVGDAAELAAVHELRAVLAAIWGAEEDAVVAVVNRLLRDGSALPQLVRHDGWGYHVHATEPSAPVADRWGVEAAMALADVVRAGALDRLRRCAASGCDDALVDLTKNASRRFCDSSCANREHVAAYRARRAAG from the coding sequence ATGCTCTTTGCCCATGACACCGAGATCGCGCTCGCCGGCGCGGCCGCGCTGCTGAACACCGCGTCGGACGGCGAGGAGCGGCTGCCCGACCCCGCGGCGCTGTCCGCGTTCCTGGACGCCTGGCAGTTCACCGGCAGCCGGGTCGGCGACGCCGCCGAGCTGGCCGCGGTGCACGAGCTCCGCGCGGTGCTGGCCGCGATCTGGGGCGCCGAGGAGGACGCCGTGGTGGCCGTGGTCAACAGGCTGCTGCGCGACGGCAGCGCCCTCCCCCAGCTGGTCCGGCACGACGGCTGGGGCTACCACGTGCACGCCACCGAGCCGAGCGCCCCGGTCGCCGACCGGTGGGGCGTGGAGGCCGCCATGGCCCTGGCCGACGTGGTCCGCGCCGGCGCGCTCGACCGGTTGCGCCGGTGCGCCGCCTCCGGCTGCGACGACGCGCTGGTCGACCTCACCAAGAACGCCAGCCGCCGGTTCTGCGACAGCAGCTGCGCCAACCGGGAGCACGTCGCCGCCTACCGGGCCCGCCGCGCGGCCGGCTGA
- a CDS encoding ABC transporter ATP-binding protein has translation MAATDLPAEPAVRVRDLRMTYGTHEVLTGVDFDVQHGEVVCLLGPNGAGKTTTIEVLEGFRLPSAGEVRVLGVDPAHGDDAWRARIGVVLQSWRDHPRWTPRKLLRYLGGYYEPYSTPGHPRPWDVEELLVTVGLTAEADRKIATLSGGRRRRLDVAVGLIGRPELLFLDEPTAGFDPQARRDFHDLVHRLADLEGTSILLTTHDLGEAERLADRIMILTDGRIVADGSADALTRQVAGTSEVRWVENGERFVHATDEPVPFVRQLLAQHGDELTDLEVRRADLEDTYIAMVQAFESQAPARHLAGVAR, from the coding sequence ATGGCCGCGACCGACCTCCCAGCCGAGCCCGCGGTGCGGGTCCGGGACCTCCGGATGACCTACGGCACCCACGAGGTGCTCACCGGCGTCGACTTCGACGTCCAGCACGGCGAGGTGGTCTGCCTGCTCGGCCCCAACGGGGCGGGCAAGACCACGACGATCGAGGTGCTCGAGGGCTTCCGGCTCCCCTCCGCCGGCGAGGTGCGGGTGCTCGGCGTCGACCCGGCCCACGGTGACGACGCCTGGCGGGCGCGGATCGGGGTGGTGCTGCAGTCCTGGCGCGACCACCCGCGGTGGACCCCGCGGAAGCTGCTGCGCTACCTGGGCGGCTACTACGAGCCGTACTCGACCCCCGGGCACCCGCGACCGTGGGACGTCGAGGAGCTGCTGGTCACCGTCGGGCTCACCGCTGAGGCCGACCGCAAGATCGCCACCCTCTCCGGCGGCCGCCGCCGCCGGCTGGACGTCGCGGTCGGGCTGATCGGCCGCCCGGAGCTGCTGTTCCTCGACGAGCCGACCGCCGGGTTCGACCCGCAGGCCCGGCGGGACTTCCACGACCTGGTGCACCGGCTCGCCGACCTCGAGGGCACCAGCATCCTGCTCACCACCCACGACCTGGGCGAGGCCGAACGGCTGGCCGACCGGATCATGATCCTCACCGACGGCCGGATCGTCGCCGACGGCAGCGCCGACGCGCTGACCCGCCAGGTGGCCGGCACCAGCGAGGTCCGATGGGTGGAGAACGGGGAGCGCTTCGTGCACGCCACCGACGAGCCCGTCCCCTTCGTGCGGCAGCTGCTCGCCCAGCACGGCGACGAGCTCACCGACCTGGAGGTCCGCCGCGCGGACCTGGAGGACACCTACATCGCCATGGTCCAGGCGTTCGAGTCCCAGGCCCCGGCCCGGCACCTGGCGGGGGTGGCCCGGTGA
- a CDS encoding EamA family transporter — MLDRRTGLTGLLLAVVSAAAFGTSGVFATALLDAGWTAGSAVTARMAVASLALAVPAVVALRGRWSLLRSNAGAVLAFGALAVALPQLAYFNAVSRLSVGVALLLEYSGVLLVVLWTWARLGQRPSRVTGIGVVVAIVGLVLVLDVVGGARIDPVGVVWGLVAAVGLASYFVLSAHSDDALPPLVSAWAGLAVGALVLGAAALVGAIPWRTTAVDVELAGRSVSWLVPVLGLALLAAAFAYATGIAAVRRLGSRLSSFVGLSEVLFAVAAAWLALGQQPAVVQLVGGVVVLAGIVLVRLGEEPPAAVAGVDPVPAGAEEETPAPAAGPGQQTPTSKERSGTVNRQP; from the coding sequence GTGCTCGACCGCCGGACCGGGCTGACCGGGTTGCTGCTCGCGGTGGTCTCCGCCGCCGCCTTCGGGACGTCGGGGGTGTTCGCCACCGCCCTGCTGGACGCCGGCTGGACCGCCGGCTCCGCCGTGACCGCGCGGATGGCGGTGGCCTCGTTGGCCCTCGCCGTCCCGGCCGTGGTGGCGCTGCGCGGTCGCTGGTCGCTGCTGCGGTCCAACGCCGGCGCCGTGCTGGCCTTCGGGGCGCTCGCCGTCGCGCTGCCCCAGCTCGCCTACTTCAACGCCGTCTCGCGGCTCTCGGTCGGTGTCGCCCTGCTGCTGGAGTACTCCGGCGTCCTGCTCGTCGTGCTGTGGACCTGGGCGCGCCTCGGGCAGCGGCCGAGCCGGGTCACCGGCATCGGGGTGGTCGTCGCGATCGTCGGCCTAGTGCTGGTGCTCGACGTCGTCGGTGGCGCGCGGATCGACCCGGTAGGCGTCGTCTGGGGACTGGTGGCCGCGGTCGGGCTGGCCAGCTACTTCGTGCTCTCCGCCCACTCCGACGACGCCCTCCCGCCGCTGGTCAGCGCCTGGGCGGGGCTCGCCGTGGGCGCGCTGGTGCTCGGCGCCGCGGCCCTCGTGGGCGCCATCCCGTGGCGCACGACCGCCGTGGACGTCGAGCTGGCCGGCCGGTCGGTGAGCTGGCTGGTGCCGGTGCTCGGCCTGGCCCTGCTGGCGGCGGCGTTCGCCTACGCCACCGGGATCGCGGCGGTCCGCCGGCTGGGCTCGCGGCTCAGCTCGTTCGTGGGGCTGAGCGAGGTGCTGTTCGCGGTGGCGGCCGCCTGGCTGGCGCTGGGGCAGCAGCCGGCCGTGGTGCAGCTGGTCGGTGGCGTCGTCGTCCTGGCCGGGATCGTGCTGGTCCGGCTGGGCGAGGAGCCGCCCGCGGCCGTCGCGGGGGTCGACCCGGTGCCCGCCGGTGCCGAGGAGGAGACCCCGGCACCGGCGGCCGGGCCGGGTCAGCAGACCCCGACGTCGAAGGAGCGCAGCGGCACGGTGAACCGGCAGCCGTAG
- the cobA gene encoding uroporphyrinogen-III C-methyltransferase, producing the protein MTSPSDPGSVYPVGLRLAGRRVVVVGGGQVAHRRVAGLLESRALVTVVSPEVTPALEALVAPGSVTWHERRYAEGDLAGAWYAVAATDDPAVNAAVAAEAERDRVFCARADDRSASSVWTPAVGRQGDLVIGVHGGGDPQRAVGVRDAVLDGLTDGSIADRASRPPTVAAGSVVLVGGGPGDPGLVTVRGRQAVAGADVVVADHLAPQGLLATLPPEVEVIDASKLPRGRSMAQEQINALLVDRARQGKRVVRLKGGDPFVFGRGYEELEACAAAGVPVEVVPGITSAIAVPELAGIPVTHRGLTHEFVVVSGHIPPGHPASLVDWAALGRLRGTVVVLMGVDTAPAIAAALVEHGRDPQTPVAVVTDGATPAQRSVRTTLAGLARTIVDEGVRPPAVWVVGDVVALGA; encoded by the coding sequence CACCGCCGGGTCGCCGGGCTGCTGGAGTCCCGCGCCCTGGTCACCGTGGTCTCCCCGGAGGTGACGCCCGCGCTGGAGGCCCTGGTCGCCCCCGGCTCGGTCACCTGGCACGAGCGCCGCTACGCCGAGGGCGACCTGGCCGGTGCCTGGTACGCCGTCGCGGCCACCGACGACCCAGCGGTCAACGCCGCCGTGGCCGCCGAGGCGGAGCGCGACCGGGTGTTCTGCGCCCGCGCCGACGACCGGTCGGCGTCCAGCGTCTGGACTCCCGCGGTCGGCCGGCAGGGCGACCTGGTCATCGGCGTCCACGGCGGCGGCGACCCGCAGCGCGCCGTCGGCGTCCGCGACGCCGTGCTCGACGGGCTCACCGACGGCTCGATCGCCGACCGGGCCTCCCGCCCGCCGACGGTCGCGGCCGGCAGCGTCGTGCTCGTCGGCGGCGGGCCCGGCGACCCGGGGCTGGTCACCGTCCGCGGCCGGCAGGCGGTCGCCGGCGCCGACGTCGTGGTCGCCGACCACCTCGCGCCGCAGGGGCTGCTGGCCACCCTGCCGCCCGAGGTCGAGGTCATCGACGCCTCCAAGCTGCCCCGCGGCCGCTCGATGGCGCAGGAGCAGATCAACGCCCTGCTGGTCGACCGGGCGCGGCAGGGCAAGCGGGTGGTGCGGCTCAAGGGCGGCGACCCGTTCGTCTTCGGCCGCGGCTACGAGGAGCTCGAGGCGTGCGCCGCGGCCGGCGTGCCGGTCGAGGTCGTGCCGGGCATCACCAGCGCCATCGCGGTGCCCGAGCTGGCCGGCATCCCGGTCACCCACCGCGGGCTCACCCACGAGTTCGTCGTCGTCTCCGGGCACATCCCGCCCGGGCACCCCGCGTCGCTGGTCGACTGGGCGGCGCTCGGGCGGCTGCGCGGCACCGTCGTGGTGCTGATGGGCGTGGACACCGCCCCGGCGATCGCGGCCGCGCTGGTCGAACACGGCCGCGACCCGCAGACGCCGGTCGCCGTCGTCACCGACGGGGCCACCCCGGCCCAGCGGTCGGTGCGCACCACGCTGGCCGGGCTGGCCCGCACGATCGTCGACGAGGGCGTGCGGCCGCCGGCGGTCTGGGTCGTCGGCGACGTCGTCGCGCTCGGCGCCTGA